The window ATGACCAGGGCCGTGAAGATCCAGGTGCCCTGCAGGCGCGCGGCCGGCCGGGACGCTTCCGGTTCCGCCGCGGCCGCCGGGCGAATGCCCCCCATCGCCGCCGGGCCGATGCCCCCCGCCGCCAGCACCAGCCAGCCGATCAGCGCCGCGGTTCTCATGGCGTGCCCGCCGCCGGGCCGCTCGCGGCGGCGGCGTCCGGGGCCTGGTCTTCCGACGCGCCATCCGGCTCGCCCGCCCCGACCGCCGGCTCGGCCACCCACCCGTTGGCCGCCAGCCAGCCGTGAGCCTGTTCGCTGCGCTCGGTGTGCACCAGCCACAGCACGCGGGCGCCCTTGCCGAAGCGCGAGGTCTCGTCGATGAGGGCGAGCCTGTCGTTCTTCTCCAGCATGAACAGGGGCAGCAGCCAGGCCAGGGCCTCGGCCGGCACCACCGGTTCGGTGCCCGGCTCGTCGCCGGCCCGGCTCCACACCGACAGCCCGGTCAGGCCCCGCCGGATGCGCACCGACCACAACTCGGGATCGGTCTCGTTGCCGAAGAGCAGCCGCGCGCCGTCCTCGGTGAACTGGTGCGGGCCGATCTCGGGTCCCGTGCGCACCCCGACGGCGTAGACCAGGGGCACGTGGGCGTCGGCCAGGGCCACGCGGGCGAAGAGCAGGTTCAGGGCCTCGTTCGCCGTCACGCCGAGGGCCGCCCGACGCGTGTCCATCTGCGAGCGCAGGAGCACGTTCTCGTCCAGCGCGTTGCCGTAGACCACCTTCAGCCCCTCCTGCTCGGCGTCGCGGCACTTGGTGGCGTCGGCGTCGATGATCACCGCCTCGTGGCCGTAGTCGCCCAGCACCCGCGTGATCAGCCGACCGAAGGGATCGGCCCCGAACACGGCGAAGCCCTTGCCGGTGGGCCGGCGCACGCCCAGCAACCGGGCGAGGAGCCCCGCCGTGGCCCCCTGCACCACCACCGTCGCGGCGATGACCAGGAAGACCAGCGCCCGCAGCTGGGCCCCCACCTCGCTGCCGTCGTGCGAGAGCCGTTCGGCGAAGAGCGACGCCACCGCCGCGGCCACGATGCCGCGCGGCGCCACCCACGAGAGGAAGGCCTTCTCCCGCCAGGCCAGACCCGAGCCGATGGTGCAGGCCAGCACGTTCACGGGCCGCACGACGAGCATCAGGGCCAGCACCACGAGCAGGCCGGGCCGGCCGAGGGCCGTCACGTCGGCCACGCGCACGTCCGCGGCCAGCAGCACGAAGAGCATGCCGATGAGCATGACCGTCAGCTGCTCCTTGAACTCGCGGATCTCCTTGAAGCTGCGCGTGCCCGCGTTGCCCACCACCGCGCCGGCCACGATGGCGGCCATGATGCCCGACTCGGGAATGAGCGCGTTGCTCACCTGGAAGATGGCCAGGGCCAGCGAAAGGGTGAAGATGGTCTCGAAGCCCTCGGGCACGGCCCACTTCAGGCGCAGCAGCAGGGCCATGACCAGCCCGCCCATCGCCCCCACGCCGAAGCCCACCGCCAGCCGCGTCGGGGCGCTCACGGCGCCGGCGGCCAGCCCCTCGCCGAGGGCGATCTCGAGAGCCACCACGGCCACCACCGCGCCCACCGCATCGATGAGCACGCCCTCGGTCTCGAGGATGGTCTCGAGG is drawn from bacterium and contains these coding sequences:
- a CDS encoding cation:proton antiporter — translated: MHEGFAHNPALVVALALAAGVVSQTLARHLRIPGIVVLLAVGVALGPDVAGVIDPGDLGPALDILVGFAVAVILFDGGLNLHWRRMKSQAPAIRMLLTVGVVVTTVGGALAARVFLGWGWMPSILFGTLVIVTGPTVVTPLLRRIRVRKNLETILETEGVLIDAVGAVVAVVALEIALGEGLAAGAVSAPTRLAVGFGVGAMGGLVMALLLRLKWAVPEGFETIFTLSLALAIFQVSNALIPESGIMAAIVAGAVVGNAGTRSFKEIREFKEQLTVMLIGMLFVLLAADVRVADVTALGRPGLLVVLALMLVVRPVNVLACTIGSGLAWREKAFLSWVAPRGIVAAAVASLFAERLSHDGSEVGAQLRALVFLVIAATVVVQGATAGLLARLLGVRRPTGKGFAVFGADPFGRLITRVLGDYGHEAVIIDADATKCRDAEQEGLKVVYGNALDENVLLRSQMDTRRAALGVTANEALNLLFARVALADAHVPLVYAVGVRTGPEIGPHQFTEDGARLLFGNETDPELWSVRIRRGLTGLSVWSRAGDEPGTEPVVPAEALAWLLPLFMLEKNDRLALIDETSRFGKGARVLWLVHTERSEQAHGWLAANGWVAEPAVGAGEPDGASEDQAPDAAAASGPAAGTP